A single window of Methanothermobacter marburgensis str. Marburg DNA harbors:
- a CDS encoding DUF192 domain-containing protein produces MMEKEVFNKTRGATLGAVRFADTFLSRFRGLMLRRNVETGLVLEIPEGRGRYGSGIHMFFMLVPLDVLFVDKNMRVVDMAKLKPWQVYNPVKPARYVIELKKGKIDETGTRIGDTLEFKDI; encoded by the coding sequence ATGATGGAGAAAGAGGTGTTCAATAAGACAAGGGGCGCCACTCTTGGTGCTGTGAGGTTTGCAGATACATTCCTTTCACGTTTCAGGGGTTTGATGCTCAGGAGGAATGTTGAGACTGGACTTGTACTTGAAATACCCGAGGGACGTGGAAGATATGGCTCGGGAATACACATGTTCTTCATGCTGGTCCCGCTTGACGTTCTATTCGTTGATAAAAATATGAGGGTGGTGGATATGGCTAAACTCAAACCATGGCAGGTCTACAATCCAGTGAAACCTGCAAGGTATGTTATAGAACTTAAAAAGGGAAAAATTGATGAAACCGGGACCCGAATAGGCGACACGCTGGAATTTAAGGATATCTGA
- a CDS encoding methionine adenosyltransferase, with protein sequence MRNIIVEPLNQTPIEDQKVEIVERKGIGHPDSISDGIAESVSRALCNAYLDRFGAIMHHNTDEVQITAGESAPQFGGGEVIKPIEILLTGRGIAEVDGEKIGLDRIAISAAKEYLRDNIINLDVETCTVVECKIGHGSGDLRDVFARKGRAPLSNDTSFGVGFAPFSETERIVMEAENLLNSPEFKKKYPAVGEDIKVMGLRENDNITLTVACAMVDRYVSDLEEYLEIKNVVKDEVFKLASGITERNLEVFVNTADRCEDDEPSVYITVTGTSAEMGDDGSVGRGNRANGLITPNRPMSMEATSGKNPINHVGKIYNLLSNQMAADIVESIEGVKQVHIMILSQIGKPIDHPKAATAQVILEDGYTMDDITGKVSGVMDAWLEDIPSITEMLVKGQLRTF encoded by the coding sequence GTGAGAAATATTATCGTTGAACCCCTTAACCAGACACCAATCGAGGACCAGAAGGTGGAAATAGTTGAAAGGAAGGGCATAGGACACCCTGACAGTATAAGTGACGGGATCGCTGAATCAGTGAGCAGGGCCCTCTGCAACGCCTACCTTGACAGATTCGGTGCCATAATGCACCACAACACCGACGAGGTACAGATAACAGCCGGAGAATCCGCACCACAGTTTGGAGGCGGTGAGGTTATAAAACCGATAGAGATACTCCTCACGGGAAGGGGCATCGCCGAGGTTGATGGAGAGAAGATAGGCCTTGACAGGATAGCCATATCAGCAGCCAAGGAGTACCTCAGGGACAACATAATAAACCTTGATGTTGAGACCTGCACCGTGGTGGAGTGCAAGATCGGGCACGGTTCAGGGGACCTGAGGGATGTCTTTGCAAGGAAGGGAAGGGCGCCCCTATCAAATGACACATCATTCGGGGTTGGATTCGCACCATTCTCAGAGACCGAGAGGATAGTGATGGAGGCAGAGAACCTCCTCAACTCCCCTGAATTCAAGAAGAAATACCCCGCAGTGGGTGAGGACATAAAGGTCATGGGTCTCAGGGAAAACGACAACATAACCCTTACAGTTGCCTGTGCAATGGTGGACAGATACGTATCAGACCTAGAGGAATACCTTGAGATCAAGAATGTGGTGAAGGATGAGGTATTCAAGCTGGCCTCAGGGATCACAGAGAGAAACCTTGAGGTTTTTGTAAATACAGCCGACCGCTGTGAGGACGATGAGCCATCCGTTTACATAACAGTTACAGGGACCTCCGCTGAGATGGGTGATGACGGATCAGTGGGACGGGGTAACAGGGCCAACGGCCTCATAACACCCAACAGGCCAATGTCCATGGAGGCAACATCAGGTAAGAACCCTATAAACCATGTAGGTAAGATCTACAATCTGCTCTCAAACCAGATGGCCGCAGACATAGTGGAGAGCATCGAGGGAGTTAAACAGGTCCATATAATGATACTCAGCCAGATAGGAAAGCCAATCGACCACCCCAAGGCCGCCACAGCCCAGGTGATCCTTGAGGACGGCTACACCATGGATGACATCACAGGAAAGGTTTCAGGAGTAATGGACGCATGGCTTGAGGACATACCAAGCATAACCGAGATGCTGGTCAAGGGCCAGCTCCGGACATTCTAA
- a CDS encoding HEAT repeat domain-containing protein — protein sequence MEGKRIDFLLEELKNPDWVVREDAVELLAEVADPRAVEPLIEALDDEDYHVREAAALALATFDDKRAVEPLREHLSDEKPGVRYACALALGILGDEDSVEDLEGLLDDESPMVRRVAEVAISEIKKRAGS from the coding sequence GGATTGATTTTCTCCTTGAGGAACTCAAGAACCCTGACTGGGTTGTGCGTGAGGACGCTGTTGAACTCCTTGCAGAGGTTGCAGATCCCCGGGCTGTGGAACCACTCATAGAGGCCCTTGATGACGAGGACTACCATGTCCGGGAGGCGGCTGCACTCGCCCTTGCAACCTTTGATGATAAAAGGGCTGTTGAACCCCTGAGGGAGCATCTTTCAGATGAGAAACCCGGTGTGAGGTACGCCTGTGCCCTGGCCCTTGGAATACTCGGTGATGAGGATTCAGTCGAGGACCTTGAGGGCCTCCTTGACGATGAGAGCCCAATGGTTCGGAGGGTGGCGGAGGTTGCAATCTCCGAGATAAAAAAGAGGGCGGGATCCTAG